The window GAAGATGTTCCTGCACGCGCGGGGCACCGGTCAGCCGCTGGCCGCAGCCGCGCTTGAGCTTGCCGATAGCGATGAATTGCCGCCCCGCGCACGCAACACGATTGCCGAATTGATGCGCAGCTTCCTGCGCTGGCGCGAAATGGCGGAGGCGGTCACTCCTTCAGAGCTAATGCGCGCGGTGCTGGAAGAAAGTGGCTACGACGCAATGCTGAAAGCCGATCGCAGCACCGAAGCAGCCGGCCGCGCGGAAAACCTTACCGAACTTGTCCGCGCGATGGAGGAATACGACACGCTCGAACAATTCCTCGAGCACGTCGCACTGGTGATGGACAATGACGCTCGCGACGATGGGGAGAAAGTCACCATCATGACGATGCATGCGGCAAAGGGCCTGGAATTCGACCATGTCTTCCTGCCCGGCTGGGAAGAAGGCGTGTTTCCAAGCCAGCGCTCGCTCGACGAAGGCGGGCTCGCCAGCCTCGAGGAAGAGCGCCGTCTCGCCTATGTCGCCATCACCCGCGCGCGGCGCAAATGCACCATCGTGCACGCGGCCAACCGGCGCATTTTCGGCCAGTGGAACAGCTCGATACCCAGCCGCTTTGTTGAGGAATTGCCCGAAGAGCATGTCGAAACCGAGACAACGCTGACGGGCGGGCGCAGCCTGTGGCAGGCAAATTGGAGCGAGAGCGAAGATCCCTTCGCGCATGTTTCGCAAAGCCGCCCGGAGCGCTCCTCAGCCCGCGGCCCCGGCTGGCAGCGCGCCCTCGCCACCGGATACGATCCGAAGGCCAAGCGCGTGAAGGAAAGCACCCGCAGCGCCGCCAGTTTTGCCGCAAAGGCCCGCACCGATATCGGCATCGGAGACCGCGTGTTTCACGACAAGTTCGGCTATGGCGAAGTCATGGATCAGGAAGGCAATAAGCTTGTGATCGAATTCGACAAGGCGGGCGAAAAGCGTGTGATCGATAGCTTTGTCAGCCTCGCCGATCAGGGCTAATCGGCCACCGAATAAAAATAAATGCATGCCTTTTTGCCGAATTAACATATGATGGCGCGCAGCTAGGGAACCTCGCTTAGGGACGGACCGTTCGGGTCGGATGGAGGGGACGAATTGGTTTACTCAGAACAGCATTCCGATGGAGCCTTGCTCAAGGGTCGCACCTTCGACCCGGACATTGCGAAATTTGTCGCCACAATCCGCAAGCGCTTCAGTTTTTCCGAAGCGGAAGCAGAGAGACTATCTGAACGGATCACGCTGACCACAGTTTACGATCGCGAGGAATTTCTCGTTCGTGAGGACGAACGGATTCACTTCTCCTCGCTCATCATCGAAGGCTATGCGGCGCGCGCCAAATATAATGAAGACGGTTCGCGCCAGATCACGCAATTGCAGATCCCGGGCGATTTCGTGGATTTACATTCATACCCGCTGGAAGTGCTCGACCATTCCATCGTTGCCCTCACCTCTTGCACCATTGCCAAGCTGCATCACACCGATATCAGCGAGCTGATCGACCACGATCCGCGGATGGCGCGCATCCTGTGGTTTTCGACCATGGTCGATGCCGCCATGCACCGCGAATGGATCCAGAATATCGGATCGCGCGAAGGGAAGGCCCGGATCGCACATCTGATCTGCGAGATACACGCGCGCTCGGAAGTTGTGGGCCTTGCCGATAATGGCACTTTCGATTTCCCGCTGACGCAAACGCAGCTGGGCGAATGCCTCGGCTTTTCACAGATTCATGTGAACCGCCTGCTGCGGCAGCTCCGCGAAGATGGCTATCTGACGTTCAAGGAAAAGATCATCACTATCCACAAGCGTGACGAGCTGTGCGATCTTGCGGGATTCGATCCCAATTACCTCTATCTGACCAAGCGCAGCAGCTAAGCCGCTAGCGCAGACAGGCATTCAGCCGGCATTCTCGCTGAGTTCAACCCACCAGCGTGTCGCGCTTTGCAGGTGGAGGTAGCAGACTTGGCGGCCATCGCGCCGGATACGAACTTCTCCGACACCGATCAGCTGCCTGGCTTTGCGGATTGCATCGTAAAGATCGCGAGCGTCCACGACATGGGTCTGGTGCGCATCGTGCTTGTCGGCGAGCCGCTCTATCTCATAACGGATCGGTGGCGTGGGGCCTTCCCCAGATAACTGATCCGAAGCCTGCCTATCGCCGC is drawn from Aurantiacibacter sp. MUD61 and contains these coding sequences:
- a CDS encoding Crp/Fnr family transcriptional regulator, encoding MVYSEQHSDGALLKGRTFDPDIAKFVATIRKRFSFSEAEAERLSERITLTTVYDREEFLVREDERIHFSSLIIEGYAARAKYNEDGSRQITQLQIPGDFVDLHSYPLEVLDHSIVALTSCTIAKLHHTDISELIDHDPRMARILWFSTMVDAAMHREWIQNIGSREGKARIAHLICEIHARSEVVGLADNGTFDFPLTQTQLGECLGFSQIHVNRLLRQLREDGYLTFKEKIITIHKRDELCDLAGFDPNYLYLTKRSS